From the genome of Pseudomonas putida:
CCAGCAAGTCGGCCTGGACCAGGCCTTGTCCCGATCACCCGAACAATTGCTCACCGCGCTGGAAAACGCGGGTCTGAACCGCTCCAATATACGCAGCCGCTTGAGTGAACTGCTGGTGCAGCGCGATACCTTGCAAAGCTCACTGCAAGACTGGCGAACACGCCTGTCCGCCATGCCCGAACCACCGCAAATCGACGCCGACCGTTTACACGACGCACTTCAGCAGCACTGGTACCAAATGGCGCTGCCGGAGCTTAATCGTCGGGAGCCTGTGTTGGGACTGCACAACGTTTCGCTGTCACATTTCCCGCTCGACCTGCCCGCGTTTTTCAGGGAAAGCACTAGCCATCTACTGCTGCAACACCCTCTCTTGGAGGTCTTCCCCGGTTGGACGCAACAAAGCCGGCATATCACCCGTTTTCTGCGCCAGTTTCCCAACCTGCGCTCCTTGGAAATGTATGGCCCGGTGCAACCCATCGCGTTTGTGTTCGCGATACCGGTCATCGCCGAGCATTTGCCACGGCTCGAGAGCTTGACCCTGATGGACCTTAACATCGGAGTTTCCGCCCCCGATATCACCAGCCTAAGTGGGCTGCAGCATCTGCGGTATCTGAACCTGGCAGGCAATCGCCTGCGTCTGAGCTCACCACCGGACTTCAGCGAGCTTTCGCTGGACACCCTCATACTGGATCGCATGGGCCTGGGTCAATGGCCTGAAGAGGGGCTGGGCATCAACGCCTTGCGGCGTATCGGTCTGCTGGGCATGCGTGAGAACGGGCTGAGGTTGTTGCCGGCTTTTCTACTGGAGAACCAGCTAGACCTGGCCCATCACCCGGCGATTTCGTTGCAGGGCAACGACATCATCGGCGAACACCTGCAACGCGTACTGCTCAATGAGGATGGTCGGGCTCCGCTGTTCGATGTGGACGTGTCCGACATCCTCAACGCACGACTGGCACGCTACCGACAGCAACGGCAAGTCATTCATGACATCCTGGACAACTGGGCCAACGCCTCGGGCTCGAGCAGTTCGCCAGACGCCACCATGACCGCGCAGCGCAACAGGATCGGCGATGCTATCAATACGTTCTGGCGCCACCAGGAACAAGGCATACTGCATGCACCGTTGCGGCTGGAAGAGGTCGACCTCGCCCACTTCCCGATGCGCCTGCCCTCGTTCTTCGAAGAGCGGGTGCTCAGTCTGACCCTGTCCCAGGTCACCGGAACCACGGAGCAACTCGCCGCCCTGCTCCGGCGTTTTGCCAACGTCACCGAACTCAACATCGATGGCCAGGTGAATGCCGACTCGAATCTACCCACCGCACTGCTGCAGCGCCCTGGCTTGCTGGATCTGGGGTTGCGCAACATGGGCCTGGAAGTCGACGACGCACTGCTCGCCCACCTGTCAGGCTTGGAAAATCTGCGCTCTCTGGATCTATCCGGCAACCGGATGGGCAACGTCGATACTGCGCCCGCCGGGTTACAGCCGTTACGCCGCCTCGACCTCAACGATATGGCGCTGACCGAATGGCCGAGCTGGGTGAATCAGTTGTTGCCGCTGGAGGTACTGGACCTCAGCGGTAATGAGCTGACAGATCTGCCCCCTTTCGTACTGAGCAACCTGGACAACAGCTTCCCCATTTCTTCCATCGCGCTATACGGCAACCCGCTGAGCAACGAAACCATCACCCGCGCGCGTGCATCCTCGGAAAGCCAGCGCAGCTTCACGTTCGCCATGGACTTGCCGCAAGACATACAAGAGCTGCATTGGTCGGACGAGGAGATCGAACAGGGCCATTTGCACATACCCGACCCCGTCTCTGCCGAGGGCGAGTCCAGTGCCGCGGACTGGTTGCATGCTTCCGTGGACGAAAACACCGCGTTGCAGAGCGCTTGGGAGGAGCTGGAAGAAAACGGGCAGGCACCCTATCTGCTGGAGCTGATCGGTCGGCTCAGAGAGACGGAAGTCTATAAGAATCCCCTACTGCGCAAGGAGTTGTGCCGACGTGTACGCAGGGTATTGGCCATCGCACTGAGCAATGCGCAGCAATGCTACCTGTTCAACCTGATCGCCGAGGATCAGTTGACGCAGCCCCATCCCACGTGCCAGGACGGTATCCTGCTGTTGTTCCAGAGCATCGAAATGCTGATCGCCAACCAGCGAATTCTCGACACTGCCTCCGACACCCCAGAGGGCATGTACCGCGAACTGCGCCGTCTGTTCCGCGTACAGGCACTGGATGAGCACGCGATCAGCAAGGCCGCTGGGCGGGACGAAGCCGAGGTACGCCTGGCCTTCAGGCTCAATTTGAATGAAGACCTCGCGCTGGGTCTGCCTCCAGACGAAATGAGTTTCGCATCCTGCGCCGACCTGAAGCAGCCAGAAGTGCTGGCTGCCAGGTCGGAAATCCAGCGAGCAGAGCGTGGCGAGCGCTTTTTGCTGTTCGCAGTCCAGCAGGAAGGATGGAGACGCTACCTGCGCCACCAGCACGCCGATCGCTTCGAGGCCATCGAGCAGGACTACCAGGCCCGGGTGCTGGCATTGCCGGATGCTTTTCCTGGCACTCCTATCGAGCACCTGGGCGCCGAGTACAAAGCGCTGGAAAATGACAAAGCGTCCAGGGAGAACGAGCTGATTCGCGAACTGACCATTCTCGCCAACCCAGACCGCGAGGCGCTGTGAATCAACCGCCGTAACGTGCGCTGCCCCAGTGCAGCGCAGTCTCCAGCAACCGCTGCAAGACGGCCTGGGTAGGTCGTGCCAGGTCGTCGCGGTAGGTGAACGGCTCCACTTCATCCATGTAGGTGCTTTGCGCCAGCTCCAACTGCACCGCATGGATGTCCTTGGCCGGGTCGCCGTAGTGCCGGGTGATGTAGCCACCCTTGAAACGACCATTGAGCACGTGGCTGTAGCCTTGGGCCTGGCCGCAGGCATCCTCGAGCCGCGCGGCCAGTTCGGCGTCGCAGCTGGCACCGTCGAATGTGCCGAGATTGAAGTCCGGCAGCTTACCGTCGAACAGGCGCGGTACCTGCGAGCGAATCGAATGCGCGTCCCAAAGCAGTGCATAGCCAAAGGTGTCGCGCAGGCGTGCCAGTTCCTGGGCAATGGCTGCGTGGTAAGGCCGCCAGATTCGCTCAAGGTAGGTGTCGCGCTCGCCAGCGCTGGGGGCTTGGCCCGCCTTGAACAGAGGCTCGCCATCGAACAGCGTGGCCGGATACAAGCCTGTGGTGGCACCGGTGTAAAGCGGCTTGTCGTCATCCGGACGATTGAGGTCGATGACGAACCGCGAGTACTCGGCCGCAACCACACTGGCGCCCATCTCGCGGGCGAAATCGTACAGCTGCGGGATGTGCCAATCGGTGTCGGGCAGGCTACGCGCCTGATCGACCAGACCGTCGCGCACGGCGGGCGTGAGGTTCAGGCCTGCGTGGGGCATGCTGATCAGCAGCGGCAACCGGCCTTTGTGGTAATGCAGTACGTTATCCATCCTGCCTCGCTCAATTGGAGATTTCATGGCCCTTGCGCACCACGCGCTTGGGCAGGTCGCCGCCGAGCCAGTAGGCCAGGTCGGCAGGGCGTTGGATGTGCCAGGCAACGAAGTCGGCTACCTTGCCGACCTCCAGCGATCCGTGGCTGTCGCCAAGGCCCAGCGCCGTGGCGGCATGCAGGGTGACGCCGGCCAGGGCCTCTTCCGGGGTTAGGCGAAACAGCGTGCAGCCCATGTTCAGCATCAGGCGCAACGACAGCCCTGGCGAGGTGCCTGGGTTGAGGTCGCTGGCCAGGGCGATCTTCACGCCGTGGCGGCGCAAGGCATCGAGCGGCGGCAGTTGGGTTTCACGCAGGAAGTAGAAGGCGCCTGGCAGCAGCACCGCCACCGTGCCGGCCTGGGCCATGGCGCGGGCATCGTCTTCGGTCATGAACTCCAGGTGATCTGCCGACAATGCCTGATAGCGTGCAGCCAGGCTCGAACCGTGCAGTGACGACAACTGCTCAGCATGCAACTTGACCGGTACGCCCAGTTCGCGCGCTTTGATGAAGACCTTCTCGACTTGCGCCGGCGAGAACGCCAGGTGCTCGCAGAAAGCGTCCACCGCATCCACTAACCCTTCGCCTACCAGCGCTGGAAGCATCTCATCGCAGATGTGGGCGATGTAGTCGTCGGCCCTGCCGGCGTACTCCGGCGGCAGGGCGTGGGCGGCCAGGCAGGTGGCGCGCACCGCGAGCGGCAGTTCGTCGGCCAGGCGCCGGATCACACGCAGCATCTTGCGCTCGTTGGCCAGGTCCAGGCCGTAGCCGGACTTGATCTCGAGGGTGGTCACGCCATCGCGCATCAAGGCCTGGACCCGCTGGTGGGCACTGGCGAACAGTTCGTCCTCGCTGGCCGCCCGGGTGGCCCGCACAGTGCTGGCGATGCCGCCACCCTGGGCGGCGATCTCGGCGTAGCTCACACCTTGCAGACGCTGCTCGAACTCACCGCTGCGGTTGCCACCGAACACGGCGTGGGTGTGGCAGTCGATCAGACCCGGGGTGACCCAGGCGCCGTTCAGCTCCACCGTGCGGCCAATCTCCAGCGGCGGCAGTTCGCCACGCGGGCCGATCCACTCGATCAGGCCGGCGTTGCTGACAATGGCCGCGTCCTCGATGATCGAGTAGCTGCCTTGGGCCATGGTTGCCGCGTGGCAATGCTGCCAAAGGGTTCTCATGCGGGTACTCCTGTCAGAGGCTGGGCAGCACACCGGCTGGCAACAGCGCGGTCAACCTGCCTTCAGCCAACAAGGCGCTGGCCACTTCGATGTCCGGCGAGAAGAAGCGGTCGCGGTCATAATGCGGCACCTCGCGGCGCAGCACCTGGCGCGCCTGCTCCAGCTTCGCCGAGGTTTTCAACCCCTCGCGCAGGTCCAAGCCCTGGCAGGCGCCCAACCATTCGATGGCCAGCACGCCACGGGTGTTCTCGGCCATTTCCCACAGGCGCTTGCCAGCGGCTGGCGCCATGGACACATGGTCTTCCTGGTTGGCCGAGGTCGGCAGGCTGTCGACGCTGTGTGGATGGGACAGGGCCTTGTTCTCGCTGGCCAGCGCGGCGGCGGTGACCTGGGCGATCATGAAGCCAGAGTTGACGCCGCCGTTTTCCACCAGGAACGGCGGCAGCTGGGACATATGCTTGTCCATCATCAACGAGATGCGGCGCTCGCTCAGCGCGCCGATCTCGGCGATGGCCAGGGCGATGTTGTCGGCCGCCATCGCCACCGGCTCGGCGTGGAAGTTGCCGCCGGATATCACATCGCCCTGCTCGGCGAACACCAGCGGGTTGTCGGACACGGCGTTGGACTCCACCGCCAGCACCTGCGCCGCCTGGCGCAACTGGGTCAGGCAGGCGCCCATGACCTGAGGCTGGCAACGCAGGGAGTATGGATCCTGGACCTTGCCGCAGTTCTGGTGCGAGCGCGACACTTCGGTCGATTCGCTCAGCAGGTCACGGAAGCAGGCCGCGGTATCGATCTGCCCAGGTTGACCGCGCGCGGCATGAATGCGGGCATCGAACGGCGCCCGCGAGCCAAGCGCGGCTTCCACGGTCAGCCCGCCACAGGCGATGGCCGCCGCGAACAGGTCTTCAGCCTGGAACAGCCCGCGCAACGCATAGGCAGTGGAGGCCTGGGTACCGTTGAGCAGTGCCAGGCCTTCCTTGGCAGCCAACGTCAGCGGCTCGAGACCGGCAATGGCCAGGGCTTCGCTGGCCGGCAGCCATTCACCTTGGTAGCGCGCCTTGCCTTCGCCCAGCAGCACCAGCGACATGTGCGCCAGCGGCGCGAGGTCGCCGGAAGCGCCGACCGAGCCCTTGAGCGGGATGTGCGGGTAGACCTCGGCATTGACCAAGGCGATCAACGCATCGATGACCTTGCGCCGGATACCTGAAAAACCACGGCTCAGGCTGTTGATCTTCAGCACCATGATCAGCCGCACCATGGCATCGTCCAGCGGCGCGCCGATACCAGCGGCGTGGGACAACACCAACGAGCGCTGGAGGTTCTCCAGGTCATGGCTGGCGATACGGGTCGAGGCCAACAGGCCGAAACCGGTGTTGATGCCGTAGGCCGTGCGGTCTTCGGCGATGATGCGCTCGACGCAGGCGACGCTGGCGTCGATGCCTGCGTCAGCGCTCGGGTCCAGGGCCAGGCGAACCGGTGCGTGATGGATTTGGCGCAATTGCGCCAAGGTGAGGCTGCCGGGAACCAGGTTGAAAGCTTGCATGTGCAGGCTCCTTGTTGTTGTTCAGTTCAGTGCCGACAGCAAAGGCTGCGGCCACCGGGAATCTTTGAGCAGGGCTGCGGCACAGGCGATGTCCGGTGCCAGCCAACGGTCCTGCAGGTAGGCTGGGACCTGCTCGCGCAACAGACGCCAGGCAGCGTCGGTACCGATGCCCAGACGTTGCTCCTTGAGGAACTCGAAGGCCTGGGCTGCCAGCAGGTACTCGATGGCGAGGATCTGGGTACAGTTTTCCAGCACTTGATGCAGTTTCAATGCAGCATTGGTGCCCAGGCTCAGGTGGTCTTCCTGCAAGCCCGAGGTGACGAAATTGTCGAGCACGGCCGGTTGCGCCAGCTGACGGTTTTGCGCGCACAGCGAGGCCGCGACGTACTGGGCGATCATCATCCCCGAATTGACGCCAGGCTCGCTGACCAGGAACGCCGGCAAGCCGCTGACGTGCGGGTTCACCAGGCGGTCCAGACGGCGCTCGGCGATCGAACCGATCTCGGCCATGGCGATGGCCAGCAGGTCTGCGGCCATGGCCACCGACTGACCATGGGGATTGGCCTGGGAGACCACACGGAAGTCTTCCGGGGTGCCCAGCAGCAAGGGGTTGTCGTTGGCGCCATTGAGTTCCGCCTCGATCTGCCGTGCCGCATGGGCCAACTGGTCGCGGGCAGCGCCATGCACCTGCGGAATCGAACGAATGCTCAGGGCATCCTGGGTGCGCATGCCTTTGCTGGTGGCAATCACTTCGCTGCCCTGGAGCAAGGCACGCAGATTCGCACCCACCACCTGCATGCCCGGATGCGGCTTGAGTGCAATGATCTCCGGATCGAAGGCGGCGATCTGTCCACGCAACGCCTCGAAGCTCATGGCCCCGATCACATCAGCCCATTGCAGCAGGCGGCTGGCATCGTCCAACGCCAGGCTGGCCAAACCGGTCATGCACGGCGTGCCGTTGACCAGGCACAGGCCATCCTTGGCACCCAGCTGGACAGGCGCCAGCCCCTCGGCGCCCAGGGCCTGGGCAGCTTCCACGACCTGCCCGCGATAGCTGACCTTGCCGATACCCAACAGGCACACGCCGACATGGGCCATGTGGGTCAGGTAGCCCACCGACCCCTGGGACGGTACCTGGGGCGTGATGCCATGGTTGAGCAACGCCAGCAGCGCCTCGACCACGCCCCGCTGCAGGCCGGACTTGCCATGGCTGTAGTTGACGATGGCGGCGCAGATGATCGCCCTGGTCTGCTCATCCGGCAGCACCGGCCCCACGCCACAGGCGTGACTGAGCAAGGTGTTGCGCGACAGCGCGCTCAGCTGATCGCCTTGCAGCGAGACGTTGCACAGCGCGCCGAGGCCGGTGTTGACCCCATAGGCCCGCTCGCCGCTCTCGACGATATGCCGCACGATGGCCTGGGCATTGTCGATGCGCGCCCACACCGCAGGTGCCAGCTCAAGCCGGGCGCCATGGCGGGCGACGGCGGCGATGTCCTGCCAGCGCACCGGGGCGCCCGTGATGACCACGGTTTGGGCTTGCGACATGGCGCTTCTCATACCGCAACCGCGCGGCGCTGGACGAAACGGTCAACGTATTCGTCAGCCGGGTTGTGCAGAATCTGGTGCGGCGTACCGACCTGGATCAGGCGACCATCCTTGAGAATGGCGATGCGGTTGCCGATGCGCACGGCTTCATCCAGGTCATGGGTGATGAACACGATGGTCTTGTGCAGGGTCTTCTGCAGATCGAGCAACTGATCCTGCATTTCGGCGCGAATCAGCGGGTCCAGGGCGCTGAACGCCTCGTCCATGAGGATGATGTCAGTGTCCGCCGCCAGGGCACGGGCCAGGCCGACACGCTGGCGCATGCCTCCCGACAGCTGGTGTGGAAACTTCTTCTCGTAGCCCTTCAGGCCCACGGTCTCGATCCACTGCTGGGCACGCTCGGCGCACACTTGCGTGCTCTCGCCACGCACCTTCAGGCCATAGGCGACGTTGTCCAGAACATGACGGTGCGGCAACAGGCCGAAGCTTTGGAACACCATGCTGATCTTGCGCCGACGAAATTCGCGCAAGGCTTCCATGTCGTACTGAAGAATGTCCTCGCCATCGACCAGGATCTGCCCGCTGGTGGGGTCGATCAGGCGATTGAAGTGGCGCACCAGCGTGGATTTGCCGGAACCGGACAGGCCCATGATCACGAAGATCTCGCCACTGCCGATGGACAGCGACAGGTCGTTGACCCCGACCACGCAACCGGTCTGCGCCAGCACCTGGTCCTTGCTCTGCTTGTTGCGGATCAGCCGCAACGCTTCCTCGGCGCGGTCACCGAAGATCTTGAAGACATTCTTCACCTCGATCTTGTTGGTCGCCTGCGTGTTCATTTGCTCACCTCATGGCGTGGCCGGCCATAGGCCTGGGTAATGCGGTCGATCACCACCGCGAGAATGACGATAGCCAGGCCCGCTTCCAGGCCACGGCCGACGTTGAGGGTCTGGATCCCGACCAGCACGTCCTCGCCCAGCCCACGGGCACCGATCATCGAGGCGATCACCACCATCGACAGCGCCATCATGGTGGTCTGGTTGATGCCGGCCATGATGCTTGGCAGCGCCAACGGCAACTGCACGCCGAACAACTGCTGCCAGCGGTTGGCGCCGAAGGCGTTGATGGCCTCCATCACTTCGCCGTCGACCTGACGAATGCCCAGGTCGGTCAGGCGAATCAGAGGCGGCGCGGCGTAGATCACGGTGGCGAAGATAGCCGGCACCTTGCCCAGGCCGAACAGCATCAGCACCGGAATCAGGTACACGAAGCTTGGCATGGTCTGCATGATATCCAGCAGCGGCATCAGCACTGCGCGCAGGCGATTGCTGCGGGCAGACAGGATCCCCAGCGGGATGCCCACCAGCACCGAGATCAAGGTCGCCACCAGCATCAGCGCCAAGGTCTGCATCAGCTTGTCCCAGAGGCCGACAGCGCCGACCAGGAACAGCAGACCGGCGATCACCAGGGTCGGCAGGATTCGCCGCGTGGCGTGCCAGGCGATGGCGGCCACCACCGCCAGCATCAGCCACCAGGGTGTAGCGCGCAGCAGGCCTTCTAGGCTGACGATGGCCCAGAGCAGAGTGTCGGAAATGTGCCGGAACACATCGCCGTAGTTGGTCACCAGGGCGTCGACCCAGCCATTGACCCAATCGGCGATGGAGAATGTCAGGTTGTCAGGAAACATAGGTTCCACTCATCAGCTGAGGACGCTCAGAGCGCCGCGTTGATCTTCTTGGCGGCATCCGCGCCGACCCAGGACTGCCAGACTTCAGGATGTTCCTTGAGAAATGCCTTGGCCAGTTCCGGTGACTCGATCCGATCCTTGGTCATGCGCGCCAGGTTCTGGTTGAGCAGATCGATCGGCAGATTGACCTTCTCCAGCACCGCCACCAGTTCAGGGGCTTGGTCATGGAACACCTTGGACAGGCCGACCTTGATCGTCACTGATTTGTTCACGCCCGCTTTCTCCTGCAGCTTGACCAGGTCGACCTGGCCCATCAACGGAGTCGGCGTCCAGTAGTAGAAGAGGATCGGCTCGCCGCGCTTGTAGCTCGACAGCACTGCGGCATCCAGTGCCGGGCCAGTGCCGGGACGGAAGTTGGTGTAGCTGCTTTCCAGGCCGTATTCCTTGAGCATCTTGGAGTTGTCCAGCTCACAGGTCCAACCGGCCGGACAGTTGTAGAAGCGACCTTTGCTCGGCTCCTCCTGGTCCTTGAACACGCTGGCATACTTGGCCAGGTCGGCGACGTTGTGCAGGTCTGGCGCCTTGGCTTCGAGCTTGCGTTTGGCATCGCCCTCGATCACGTAGCGCGGCACGTACCAGCCCTCCTCTGCGCCCACGACCGGGGCACCGACCCCCACCACCTTGCCGGCGGCTTCGGCCTTGTTCCAGACCTCGCTGCGGCCCACCCACTCCTCGGCGAACACCTGAATGTCATTGGTGCCCAGGGCGTTCTCCATGGTGATGGAGTTACCGGGCAGGCTGTCGGTCTCGCAGCCGTAGCCGTGCTTGAGTACGAATTGCATCACGTCGGTCAGCAGCATGCCGCTTTCCCAGTTCAGCCCGGCGAACTTGACCGGCTTGCCGGATTCACACCAGCCTGCGGCCTGACTGCTACCGGCAGCACCGAGCAAGCCCAGGGCGAACAGCGAGGCGAGCAGGGTCTTGTTGGTTTTCATTGCGTGACGCTCCCAAACTTGTAAGTGGACATCGGCAGGGATTGAAAAGAGGGGCCGAGGCCCCTTGCCGGCTCGTCAGCCAGTGATCATCGGCAGGTTCAGGCCCTGCTCTTTGGCGCAGTCGATCGCAATCTGGTACCCCGCATCGGCATGGCGCATCACGCCGGTGGCCGGATCGTTGGTCAGCACGCGGGCGATACGTTCAGCAGCTTCGTCGGTGCCGTCACAGACGATGACCATACCCGAATGCTGCGAGAAGCCCATGCCCACCCCACCGCCATGGTGCAGCGACACCCAGGTGGCGCCGCTGGCGGTGTTGAGCAGGGCGTTGAGCAGCGGCCAGTCCGATACGGCATCGGAACCGTCGCGCATGGCTTCGGTTTCGCGGTTGGGGCTCGCTACCGAGCCGGAATCCAGATGGTCACGGCCGATCACGATCGGTGCCGACAGCTCGCCGCTGCGCACCAT
Proteins encoded in this window:
- the hutG gene encoding N-formylglutamate deformylase → MDNVLHYHKGRLPLLISMPHAGLNLTPAVRDGLVDQARSLPDTDWHIPQLYDFAREMGASVVAAEYSRFVIDLNRPDDDKPLYTGATTGLYPATLFDGEPLFKAGQAPSAGERDTYLERIWRPYHAAIAQELARLRDTFGYALLWDAHSIRSQVPRLFDGKLPDFNLGTFDGASCDAELAARLEDACGQAQGYSHVLNGRFKGGYITRHYGDPAKDIHAVQLELAQSTYMDEVEPFTYRDDLARPTQAVLQRLLETALHWGSARYGG
- the hutI gene encoding imidazolonepropionase, which produces MRTLWQHCHAATMAQGSYSIIEDAAIVSNAGLIEWIGPRGELPPLEIGRTVELNGAWVTPGLIDCHTHAVFGGNRSGEFEQRLQGVSYAEIAAQGGGIASTVRATRAASEDELFASAHQRVQALMRDGVTTLEIKSGYGLDLANERKMLRVIRRLADELPLAVRATCLAAHALPPEYAGRADDYIAHICDEMLPALVGEGLVDAVDAFCEHLAFSPAQVEKVFIKARELGVPVKLHAEQLSSLHGSSLAARYQALSADHLEFMTEDDARAMAQAGTVAVLLPGAFYFLRETQLPPLDALRRHGVKIALASDLNPGTSPGLSLRLMLNMGCTLFRLTPEEALAGVTLHAATALGLGDSHGSLEVGKVADFVAWHIQRPADLAYWLGGDLPKRVVRKGHEISN
- the hutH gene encoding histidine ammonia-lyase — translated: MQAFNLVPGSLTLAQLRQIHHAPVRLALDPSADAGIDASVACVERIIAEDRTAYGINTGFGLLASTRIASHDLENLQRSLVLSHAAGIGAPLDDAMVRLIMVLKINSLSRGFSGIRRKVIDALIALVNAEVYPHIPLKGSVGASGDLAPLAHMSLVLLGEGKARYQGEWLPASEALAIAGLEPLTLAAKEGLALLNGTQASTAYALRGLFQAEDLFAAAIACGGLTVEAALGSRAPFDARIHAARGQPGQIDTAACFRDLLSESTEVSRSHQNCGKVQDPYSLRCQPQVMGACLTQLRQAAQVLAVESNAVSDNPLVFAEQGDVISGGNFHAEPVAMAADNIALAIAEIGALSERRISLMMDKHMSQLPPFLVENGGVNSGFMIAQVTAAALASENKALSHPHSVDSLPTSANQEDHVSMAPAAGKRLWEMAENTRGVLAIEWLGACQGLDLREGLKTSAKLEQARQVLRREVPHYDRDRFFSPDIEVASALLAEGRLTALLPAGVLPSL
- a CDS encoding HAL/PAL/TAL family ammonia-lyase; this encodes MSQAQTVVITGAPVRWQDIAAVARHGARLELAPAVWARIDNAQAIVRHIVESGERAYGVNTGLGALCNVSLQGDQLSALSRNTLLSHACGVGPVLPDEQTRAIICAAIVNYSHGKSGLQRGVVEALLALLNHGITPQVPSQGSVGYLTHMAHVGVCLLGIGKVSYRGQVVEAAQALGAEGLAPVQLGAKDGLCLVNGTPCMTGLASLALDDASRLLQWADVIGAMSFEALRGQIAAFDPEIIALKPHPGMQVVGANLRALLQGSEVIATSKGMRTQDALSIRSIPQVHGAARDQLAHAARQIEAELNGANDNPLLLGTPEDFRVVSQANPHGQSVAMAADLLAIAMAEIGSIAERRLDRLVNPHVSGLPAFLVSEPGVNSGMMIAQYVAASLCAQNRQLAQPAVLDNFVTSGLQEDHLSLGTNAALKLHQVLENCTQILAIEYLLAAQAFEFLKEQRLGIGTDAAWRLLREQVPAYLQDRWLAPDIACAAALLKDSRWPQPLLSALN
- a CDS encoding quaternary amine ABC transporter ATP-binding protein, with translation MNTQATNKIEVKNVFKIFGDRAEEALRLIRNKQSKDQVLAQTGCVVGVNDLSLSIGSGEIFVIMGLSGSGKSTLVRHFNRLIDPTSGQILVDGEDILQYDMEALREFRRRKISMVFQSFGLLPHRHVLDNVAYGLKVRGESTQVCAERAQQWIETVGLKGYEKKFPHQLSGGMRQRVGLARALAADTDIILMDEAFSALDPLIRAEMQDQLLDLQKTLHKTIVFITHDLDEAVRIGNRIAILKDGRLIQVGTPHQILHNPADEYVDRFVQRRAVAV
- a CDS encoding ABC transporter permease, which produces MFPDNLTFSIADWVNGWVDALVTNYGDVFRHISDTLLWAIVSLEGLLRATPWWLMLAVVAAIAWHATRRILPTLVIAGLLFLVGAVGLWDKLMQTLALMLVATLISVLVGIPLGILSARSNRLRAVLMPLLDIMQTMPSFVYLIPVLMLFGLGKVPAIFATVIYAAPPLIRLTDLGIRQVDGEVMEAINAFGANRWQQLFGVQLPLALPSIMAGINQTTMMALSMVVIASMIGARGLGEDVLVGIQTLNVGRGLEAGLAIVILAVVIDRITQAYGRPRHEVSK
- a CDS encoding ABC transporter substrate-binding protein; this translates as MKTNKTLLASLFALGLLGAAGSSQAAGWCESGKPVKFAGLNWESGMLLTDVMQFVLKHGYGCETDSLPGNSITMENALGTNDIQVFAEEWVGRSEVWNKAEAAGKVVGVGAPVVGAEEGWYVPRYVIEGDAKRKLEAKAPDLHNVADLAKYASVFKDQEEPSKGRFYNCPAGWTCELDNSKMLKEYGLESSYTNFRPGTGPALDAAVLSSYKRGEPILFYYWTPTPLMGQVDLVKLQEKAGVNKSVTIKVGLSKVFHDQAPELVAVLEKVNLPIDLLNQNLARMTKDRIESPELAKAFLKEHPEVWQSWVGADAAKKINAAL